The genome window ggagatccctcaggagaccatccgccacctcatcaggagcatgcccaggcgttgtagggaggtcatacaggcacgtggaggccacacacactactgagcctcattttgacttgctttaaggacattacatcaaagttggatcagcctgtagtgtggttttccactttaattttgagtgtgactccaaatccagacctccatgggttgataaattggatttccattgattatttttgtgtgattttgttgtcagcacattcaactatgtaaagaaaaaagtacttaataagattatttctttcattcagatctaggatgtgttgtttaagtgttccctttatttttttgagcagtatattttaaaatctatggcaaaacctgaaaagggttgtctagcaattatcaacaaccaatttgacagcttGAAGAATTATGAAAAGAATAATGTACAAATGTTGCCCAATccttagagacttatccagaaagactcaaagctgtaatcactgccaaaagtgcttctacaaagtattgactcaggggtgtgaatacttgtgtaaatgagagatttctgtattacattttcaataaatgtgaaaaaaattctaaaaacatgttttcacgtcattatggggtattgtgtgtaaatgggtaagaggaaaaaaataaatttttacattttgaattcaggctgtaacacaatataATGTGGAAcaggtcaaggggtatgaatactttcagaaggcactgtatgtgagaatgctgttcattgactacagctcagcgctcAACACCTTAGTGCCCTgactgccctccaagctcatcactaaactaaggacaaTGGgattgaacacctccctctgcaactgtatcctggacttcctgacgggctgcccccaagtggtgagggtaggcaacaacacatctgccacgctgaccctcaatcAGGGGTGCGTGCcaagtcccttcctgtactccctgttcacccacgactgtgtggccgcggacgactccaacagcatcattaagtttgctgacgacacgacgctggtaggcctgatcaccgacgatgatgagacagcccatagtgaggaggtcagagactgccaggacaacaacctctcgctcaacatcagcaagacaaaggagctgattgtggactacagaaaatggAGGGCCCAGCACTCCCTCATTCACATGGATGGGGCTGTActagagcgggtcgagagcttcaagttcctcggtgtccacatcactaaggatctatcatggtccacacacaccaacacagtggtgaagtgggcacgacaacacctcttccttctcaggaggctgaaaaggtttagtatgggccctcagatcctcaaaaagttctacagatgcacaattgagggcATCTTGATTGTCTGCATCATTACTTGGAATGGCAATTCCTTGGAATCtgacctcaaggcactacagaaggtagtgggtatggcccagtacatcactggggctgagctccctgccatcaggacctctataccaggcggtgtcagaggaagaccctaaaaattgccaaagcctccagccacccaagtcatagacagttctctctgctacctcaaggcaagcggtaccgatgcaccaagtctggaaccaacaggaccctgaacagcttctacccccaagccataagactgctgaatagtTAGTCTGGTTagatatttggttaactatttaactatctgcattgaccctttttgcacttcTTTTGACTAATCAcatatgttgctgctactgctaATTGTCTATCCTGTTGCcaagtcactttattcctagttatacgtacatatctacctcaattacctcataaccctgcacatggactcagtactggtaccccttgtatatatccaagttatcattaattattgtgtatttattattatgatTTGAATGTACTGTAGTTTGAGGTGTGAAGCTCTTTAACTATTGTTTTCTGTAGCTGTGTGGGAGCAACAGAGACAAGGGTAATTTCCCTTACATCAATGAGGTGTGGTATGAATTACATCGTGACTATAAATTAAGAACGGCATTCACGGTGAAGAATATTCTGGGTCCTATAACAATAGAGCTCATCTAGAAATCTACTTATCTTGATATCCATCTCACCTAGTAACAGAATTATAATATAATGTATTCAGGTCTACATTCAGTGCAGCATATGTCTAGAATATGAagatgtttttgtttattttcttttGCATTATTACTTTTCTTTTCTGTCATTAATGATATTATTTTAAGGTTCTAGTAATTTTGACATAATTCCGTGTAATGAATGTGTCATTTTAAGTCCCCTGAAACATGTATCTTGTATCATCAGCCAAAATTCAGAAAATAATTTATTCTTAATGCTAGGAAAACATAGCAACCATTCAGAGACCCATTTTGAAAtcacctctcacacacctcttCTCTGCTCCTATTCATCTGTCTTTCATGGGCCTTGTGTTTATGACAGTGGCAATTGGCTGTGATACAACTGTGAGTGTGAATATGACAAGGtcattttctctctcacacagaggCAGTAAGAGGTGGAAATGGAAGTGTAGGTGCAAGCTCTTGTACCCCACTtcataacatgatggaccagaGGGCTGGGGGGGAAACACAAACATGGGAAGGGGGAGGAGATAATTAGCAATATAAAGCCAAGTTATTCATGCATGGatcctatagattctacagagcTTTAatggtatgtactgtatatagtgatGTATGCATTATGGAAGCCACAGCAGGGCATTGGGTTTAGTGATTACATGACTATTTGAAGATAGACACCTCTGCTGGAATAGCTACCTGATAGGACTGCAGCATGAATGAAATATCTTGGTAAACTGGAGCCGGAGGTGATTGAGgtagaggctgaggaggagggatggggcacacatatacatacatacctatacgcacccacaaacacaaacacacacacacgcacacattctgTGCCTGCACTGTATCTGAGCTTATTGTGGGCTTTTGGAACTTATGTACCATTTGACTCTTGTATGACTGGGTCTGAGAAGGCAGGGGAAGTCATTACAGCTCTgtaaggggagaaggagagaaggctaTACTGGTCACCCCTGACACTGAGTGGTTTGATGCTGTGTGTGATTGCAGCCCGTAGTAGGCCTGGAGCCCAGCAGGGAAGGACTGATGATGAGAGCGCAGCCAGGACTGAGAACTACAAGGGGCTCAGTGACAATCACATCTAATGGAGAAGTTCTTAAAATCACTGCGTGGCTCAGATGGGATGACTTGTATTGCCACCTTGAAGACAGATATTTACAAGGATAGAGACAGGCAAGGCTTAACCAAATCACAATATCAACAGATGATTCAACACTTGCATTACAACACTAATAATTACTTTCAACACCTTATTTACAGCCATGCTTGAACTCTGTTATGTAGTCAGTCGGAGAActtggaggatggagggatgtttttttttgtgaGGGAATGAATATGTCAGTTTGGTTTAAGGCAGGCTTTATGAAGCTGGCTCTTGGAGGCTCACGAATGTCTGTTGTCTTGGTAACAGGTTGTTTGAGACCCATCCAGAATGCAAAGATGTATTCTTCCTGTTCCGAGACGTGGAGGACCGTGACAGGTTACGGATCAGCCGGGAGCTGAGGGCACACGGCCTACGGTCAGTCGCCACACTACACTGATTGTTTTTCGGTCCATTTTGCATTGATATCAATGTGAGGTTCCTCTTTCATCCAGCTCTCCATTCAGCAGTCCGTTAAAGTCTCTACACTGCACAACTCTCAAGTTCCATACACTACAGCCATTTGGTATtattacatttcaaatgtcaaaaTCTCACAATGGAGCATCACTGATTTTATTGAAACAAAGGAATTTATGACATGCTGTACAATTTGTTTCCTATTTCAAAGATCTGTCAACACTGTTTGTGTCCCTATATCAGATGTAAAAACGACAGTAACATGAGAACAAACTACAATGAACATCACATAATCACATAAGTGTTAATGTCAAGGGAGCTTTTGTCTCGCTGAGACTGAAGAGCTGTCATATCCAATGTCTGGCTGGCTATTATCACACACTGCTGCCAGTGAAGAACACTCTTATCCTCCATATGCAGTTCTCCAATGGTGTGATTACTCCATTCTGTTGTGTCACTGGGTATTCTGAGTCTCTTTGTTTTTCTCCAAGGCCAATAAACCTAACTAAGCcacttacagtttttctcaatcacGTACAAGCAATTTTGGGATCTGTGTTGAAACGTACCTACAGCAGAACAGAAATGATCAAATGCTCAAATACATTTACAGAACTTCTGATCTTTTTCTTACCTTAGTACGTGACTTGCATCAGACCACCTTTTGCAAAACTTTAAATACAACTGTCATCAGTGAATAGAAAATTCTGTTCACAGAATATAACACATTGTTTTCATCGGAAGACAAATGTGTGCAACTGTGTTCTCTGTTTCTGTCAATCAATAAATACTACTGTACAGAACTCTAAATCATCCCCTCAGTGTCATACCATGTACAATATAAGGAAAGATCGAGggtcgttccatgtcatttcagcaagccataacacccaccatctcagattgttctgaaatactttctgtagttagaaacagataagattagcattcctgcaacattattttgttgaaatacaatttgatctctgagaaatgatGCTAATtcattgcacccaaattggccaatcccaccccaacattGAGTTTACAGTATCAATTCTCTATGTCTGACAAGCAGTATGGAGCTGCGGCTCGaagtattgtttcttcatcctatATAATCTATTCTCAACGAATTTGTTGAtgtttttttttcccccactgttcagagaaattagttATTGAATTTGTTATGTGGACCCATCCTACATCCTGATATTTGACCACTAGATGATGCTGTTCCTGCTGTTAGGGGATTTTTTAAGAACCCGCCTTtgatgttaaagggatagttcacccaaattgcaaaattacatattggtttccttaccctgtaagcagtttaTGTACAAGGTACGACAGCaacccatgctttggttttgtttatcTTGCCACTGTTTCAAATACAAACTTTTTAGCATTTGTGccacaaatccaatgcaagtcaatggtacctatattagcattttcacacttcatgtccaaatcatcctaaCGTATCTAAAAATGcattgtgtaactcaatgatgttacttatagatgatttgaatATGAAGCGCAAAAATGCTAATATAGCTACTGTTGACTTGAaagcaaatacattttaaaaacaaattTACTGTTTTGCAAAAGGCCACAGAGTTATGTGTCTTGTGAACTCTGTGTCTTGTGAACTCTGTGTCTTCTGAACTCAACAACACTGTTCCAAAAAATGCTTCTACAtgattgagatttttttttttttatctaaggTATGGAGGCTGCAGTGGCATTACAGGAGAAAGACAGGGATATGTACACAACATCTCCACACAGCCTCTGCACTCATCCTCCCAGGAGAAGGCCAAGTGGCCCTCAAACCACTCACACGGACATTAGTACAAATGTCCTCACCGGCGGCCAGGCTAAAAGGGAGCACACCCATTTAaccttttaaatcaaatcaaatcacattttatttgtcacacgcgccgaatacaacaggtgtagaccttacagtgaaatgctcttTAATGTAAAATACAGGCCTGTAGGCAACAATTAAACCATGTTCAGCGTTCAATGTTGTAGAACAATTGTTTGCAGAGAGGATAAAAGATGACAAAATAAATTGGACCATATAGGTGTCTGCTGTATGATCAGTGATGGTCCAAGGTATGCCTGTATGCTTGTCAGTCAGGCTGTCTTTCATAACCAGGCCTGTCTTCCTTTTCTCTCAGAGTGATGTCCTTTATTGAGAAGAGTGTGGCCAGACTGGAACAGCTAGAGAGACTGGAGGTTCTGGCTGTGGAGCTGGGGAGGAGCCACTACCCTTACAACGCCCCGCCCAAATACTACAGcgtaagacacacacactgacaatgcATGTTAAGCAAAGTTACAGTTTGCATTTCTATAGATATTGATATAGATCATTTCCTGTTCTGATGTGATTTATTTCCAGTATGTAGGAGCAGAATTCATCTGTGCTGTCCAACCCATTCTCAAAGAGAGATGGACCCCTGAGCTTGAGGAGGCGTGGAAGGTACACAGTTCAATCTTTTTCGGCGACCACTTTGATTTAATACGTGGGTGTCAATCATGAGAAATACATCTGAAATCAATTCTTGTCCCAGAGGTCCATTGGCTTTCTGCAGTGCCAGAGTTTTCCACATCCAATGACACATGTCAAGATGGAAATGGTCaccagtggaagagagaggtgactgacatgaaaatgaaccagaaaTGACCATATTGAGAATGGCATGGCTCTGTCACATCATGGCTACTACAAGATCttttacatgttagcatcatGTGTGGTAACACTACTTGACATAATTTGCAAAGTTTTACTACACTCATCAACTGAAATATCAGTTGGAGTAAAATGTAAAACTGCGCTCACATAGATTTAACTGTGTGTTAGCGTGTATGATGTAAATAGTGTGTTTTAGACAGTCACTGTGTTTTTTTAAAATTGGTTTTATGCACCACAGGACTCTGGTAAATCAGGGCAAGTTTTACTGAGTGCACTATCCAAGTTAAATAtacagaagaaaaatataaacgcaaaatgtcacaatttcaaagattttaaggaaatcagtctatttaaataaataaattaggccctaatctatggatttcacatgactctaCAGGTGTGTAGCCACGGGttggccttggagggcataggcctacCCACTTGGCAGCTAGTCCCACCCACTgggcagccaggcccagccaatcagaatgagttttcccccacaaaatggctttattacagacagaaatattcctcaccaattgcacgctccctcaaaacttaagacaactttgtcattgtgttgtgttacaaaactgcacattttaaagaggCCTTTCATTGTcatcagcacaaggtgcacctgtgtaatgatcatgctgtttaatcagctttttgatatgccacacctgtcagatggatggattatcttggcaaaggagaaacactcactaacagggatgtaaacaaatttgcgcacaaaatttgagagaaataagctttttgttcgtATAGAAGATGTCTGGGattctttttatttcagctcatgaaacatgggacaaacactttacatgttgcttttatatttttgtttagtgtaaatTAGATGAAATGAGTGGAAGCTCTGTAGTTTACCATTAACGTTCCAATGAAACTGTCCGTATTGCCCTCTAGTGGATTCATGGAGAACTACCCTTACAACTCCAACCTTATTCCTGGGATCAGGTCCTGTGCCTAGGCTAAACTACTGGCCCTACTTATCATTTATGTGGAGTGCGCAGTATTTCCTGACCAGGAACATTCCAGGCTCTACTTATTTCCTAGTATAATGCATCTCTGCACTCCCCTAAACATAGACTGCTAATACATTGTACTTACAGCTGTAGTGCCAACCAAACACTA of Salmo salar chromosome ssa01, Ssal_v3.1, whole genome shotgun sequence contains these proteins:
- the xgb gene encoding x globin, with the protein product MGCAISVLAPKTAGECKTEDAVVHLSKEQIEMIKESWKVIEEDIAKVGIIMFVRLFETHPECKDVFFLFRDVEDRDRLRISRELRAHGLRVMSFIEKSVARLEQLERLEVLAVELGRSHYPYNAPPKYYSYVGAEFICAVQPILKERWTPELEEAWKTLFLYLTRLMNRGYQERNRHQQVGASPKERNIAL